The genome window GACGGTCGAGGTCCGCGGGGACGGCGACGAGGATACCGCCGAGCACGGCGCGCTCGTCGCCGCCGCCGGGGGCTGAGCCTGACGCCCCCGCCGCGGCCCCGGGCCGCGCGGCGGGGGGCAGGCGCCGATCAGGCACCGCTGACCTCGTCGAGCACCTGCTGGAGCCGGGACTTCTGCTGGACGCCCATCATCTGCTGCACGAGCTGGCCTCCCCGGAAGACCATCAGGGTGGGGATGCTCGACACGTTGTAGGCCATCGCGACCCGCGAGTTCTCGTCGACGTTGACCTTGCCGACCTTCACCTTGCCGGAGTACTCGGCCGACAGCTCGTCGATCGTCGGGCCGATCATCCGGCAGGGGCCGCACCACGGCGCCCAGAAGTCGACGAG of Planctomycetota bacterium contains these proteins:
- the trxA gene encoding thioredoxin; this encodes MGQHTLEFTDDNFQREVLDSDVPVLVDFWAPWCGPCRMIGPTIDELSAEYSGKVKVGKVNVDENSRVAMAYNVSSIPTLMVFRGGQLVQQMMGVQQKSRLQQVLDEVSGA